CGACGGGTCCGTCCGGGCCGGTGGGACGGTGCGCAACAGCGACCTCGCCGCCCACCCTCTCGTACGGGACCGCTACCCCGTGCTCGCCCAGGCGCTCCTCGCGGGGGCGTCGGGCCAGCTGCGCAACATGGCCACGACCGGCGGCAATCTCCTCCAGCGCACCCGCTGCCCCTACTTCCAGGACCTGAGCAAACCGTGCAACAAGCGCGAGCCCGGCACCGGCTGCGGCGCACGTGACGGCGTCCACCGCGACCACGCAATCCTGGGCCACTCGCCCCAGTGCATCGCCACGCACCCCTCCGACATGGCCGTCGCGCTCGCCGCGCTCGACGCGCAGGTGGAGCTGCACGGTGTACGGGGCCGGCGCACGCTTCCCGCCGCCGAGTTCCACCGGCTGCCCGGCGGCCGTCCGGACCAGGACACCGAGATCGCACCCGGCGAGCTGATCACCGGCGTGCGGTTGCCTCCCGGCTCGGCGAGGCTGCCCTCCGCCTACCGCAAGGCCCGCGACCGCGCCTCGTACGCCTTCGCACTCGCCTCGGTGGCGGTGGTCCTGGACGTCGAGGACGCCGTCGTACGCCAGGTGCGGATCGCGTTCGGCGGCCTGGCCCACCGGCCCTGGCGTGCCCGGCAGGCCGAGGAGATGCTGCTGGGCGGCGC
This Streptomyces sp. NBC_01283 DNA region includes the following protein-coding sequences:
- a CDS encoding xanthine dehydrogenase family protein subunit M, whose protein sequence is MKPFRYVRAYSVEEAAAAHAGRPGSRYLGGGTNLVDLMKLGVERPGTLIDVSRLPLDTVEELPDGSVRAGGTVRNSDLAAHPLVRDRYPVLAQALLAGASGQLRNMATTGGNLLQRTRCPYFQDLSKPCNKREPGTGCGARDGVHRDHAILGHSPQCIATHPSDMAVALAALDAQVELHGVRGRRTLPAAEFHRLPGGRPDQDTEIAPGELITGVRLPPGSARLPSAYRKARDRASYAFALASVAVVLDVEDAVVRQVRIAFGGLAHRPWRARQAEEMLLGGAPDDEAFVRALDAELAAAEPLRDNAFKVRLARDLARDVLGRLAAAPPVS